One part of the Engraulis encrasicolus isolate BLACKSEA-1 chromosome 17, IST_EnEncr_1.0, whole genome shotgun sequence genome encodes these proteins:
- the LOC134466711 gene encoding testis-expressed protein 47-like isoform X2 → MKDVSNLEQGANPLLKDARILVISYGVFNRMFTSWATQTISVCSVQESSEQTDPEELLAHIYALCTSIQKTKGQGTNVVLAGERALLLVEEGVRNLCQSSMLRSPSDFLNTYKRAIDVVLDSEIVWPTPTRLYW, encoded by the exons ATGAAAGATGTGAGTAATTTGGAGCAAGGTGCCAA CCCTCTGTTGAAGGATGCACGGATATTGGTGATCTCTTACGGTGTATTCAACCGTATGTTCACCTCCTGGGCCACACAAACCATCTCCGTTTGCAGCGTACAGGAAAGCTCAGAGCAAACCGACCCTGAAGAACTGCTCGCCCACATCTACGCACTGTGTACGTCCATTCAGAAAACCAAG GGTCAGGGTACTAACGTCGTCCTTGCGGGGGAGCGAGCTCTGCtgctggtggaggagggggtgcgTAACCTGTGCCAGAGTTCCATGCTGCGTTCACCATCAGACTTCCTGAACACTTACAAGAGGGCCATTGATGTCGTCCTGGATTCCG AAATTGTGTGGCCCACCCCAACACGCCTCTACTGGTAG
- the LOC134466711 gene encoding testis-expressed protein 47-like isoform X1 yields MAGNRVGLPSGVSPYVSSYKNSLFSEVEKQKSSYKRCFIHKLIYIARIASPADDDKRNAIAGHHEQFVNKIQKNNQTEGITGHLLIYQDCIVHIIETSSENLTLIMKDVSNLEQGANPLLKDARILVISYGVFNRMFTSWATQTISVCSVQESSEQTDPEELLAHIYALCTSIQKTKGQGTNVVLAGERALLLVEEGVRNLCQSSMLRSPSDFLNTYKRAIDVVLDSEIVWPTPTRLYW; encoded by the exons ATGGCAGGAAATCGGGTCGGTTTGCCATCAGGCGTCAGTCCTTATGTTAGTTCATATAAAAACTCCCTTTTTTCTGAAGTTGAGAAACAAAAATCCTCGTACAAG agatgTTTTATTCACAAGCTGATTTACATCGCAAGGATTGCCAGTCCTGCTGATGACGACAAAAGGAATGCTATTgcag GTCACCACGAACAATTTGTCAATAAGATTCAGAAAAACAACCAAACTGAAGGAATCACAGGTCACCTGCTCATATACCAGGATTGCATCGTTCATATTATTGAA ACCTCATCAGAGAATCTGACACTCATTATGAAAGATGTGAGTAATTTGGAGCAAGGTGCCAA CCCTCTGTTGAAGGATGCACGGATATTGGTGATCTCTTACGGTGTATTCAACCGTATGTTCACCTCCTGGGCCACACAAACCATCTCCGTTTGCAGCGTACAGGAAAGCTCAGAGCAAACCGACCCTGAAGAACTGCTCGCCCACATCTACGCACTGTGTACGTCCATTCAGAAAACCAAG GGTCAGGGTACTAACGTCGTCCTTGCGGGGGAGCGAGCTCTGCtgctggtggaggagggggtgcgTAACCTGTGCCAGAGTTCCATGCTGCGTTCACCATCAGACTTCCTGAACACTTACAAGAGGGCCATTGATGTCGTCCTGGATTCCG AAATTGTGTGGCCCACCCCAACACGCCTCTACTGGTAG